A genome region from Urocitellus parryii isolate mUroPar1 chromosome X, mUroPar1.hap1, whole genome shotgun sequence includes the following:
- the Ripply1 gene encoding protein ripply1 isoform X3, which produces MDPAAPAALVPVPDLALALPPVSQELPGLLHPSSLLSSGQEIPGSERLFWPKSRSFDYLYSAGEILLQNFPVQATINLYEDSNSEDEEEEEEEEEYEEEKEEANKKGPEGCVRVPGPAPHRATAPPVQTEAVTDWQVS; this is translated from the exons ATGGaccctgctgctcctgctgctttGGTGCCTGTCCCAGACCTGGCTTTGGCCCTACCACCAGTTTCCCAGGAACTCCCTGGCCTATTACACCCATCATCCCTTCTCTCTTCTGGACAAGAAATACCTGGGAGTGAAAG GCTCTTCTGGCCGAAATCACGCTCCTTTGACTACCTGTATAGTGCTGGGGAAATTTTACTGCAGAATTTCCCTGTCCAGGCCACTATCAACCTTTATGAGGATTCTAACagtgaagatgaagaagaagaggaggaggaggaggagtatgaagaggagaaagaggaggctAATAAAAAGGGGCCAGAAGGGTGTGTGAGAGTACCAGGGCCTGCACCACACAGGGCCACAGCTCCTCCTGTCCAAACTGAAGCAGTCACTGATTGGCAAGTTTCCTAG
- the Ripply1 gene encoding protein ripply1 isoform X2 yields the protein MDPAAPAALVPVPDLALALPPVSQELPGLLHPSSLLSSGQEIPGSERGACLWRPWLSSTNDPPRQAAGGVTAAEATKADSEFHHPVRLFWPKSRSFDYLYSAGEILLQNFPVQATINLYEDSNSEDEEEEEEEEEYEEEKEEANKKGPEGCVRVPGPAPHRATAPPVQTEAVTDWQVS from the exons ATGGaccctgctgctcctgctgctttGGTGCCTGTCCCAGACCTGGCTTTGGCCCTACCACCAGTTTCCCAGGAACTCCCTGGCCTATTACACCCATCATCCCTTCTCTCTTCTGGACAAGAAATACCTGGGAGTGAAAG AGGAGCTTGTCTTTGGAGGCCCTGGCTGTCCTCCACAAATGACCCCCCAAGGCAG GCTGCTGGTGGGGTAACGGCCGCTGAGGCCACCAAGGCTGACTCTGAATTCCATCACCCCGTCAG GCTCTTCTGGCCGAAATCACGCTCCTTTGACTACCTGTATAGTGCTGGGGAAATTTTACTGCAGAATTTCCCTGTCCAGGCCACTATCAACCTTTATGAGGATTCTAACagtgaagatgaagaagaagaggaggaggaggaggagtatgaagaggagaaagaggaggctAATAAAAAGGGGCCAGAAGGGTGTGTGAGAGTACCAGGGCCTGCACCACACAGGGCCACAGCTCCTCCTGTCCAAACTGAAGCAGTCACTGATTGGCAAGTTTCCTAG
- the Ripply1 gene encoding protein ripply1 isoform X1 — protein MDPAAPAALVPVPDLALALPPVSQELPGLLHPSSLLSSGQEIPGSERGACLWRPWLSSTNDPPRQVRKLVDWAAGGVTAAEATKADSEFHHPVRLFWPKSRSFDYLYSAGEILLQNFPVQATINLYEDSNSEDEEEEEEEEEYEEEKEEANKKGPEGCVRVPGPAPHRATAPPVQTEAVTDWQVS, from the exons ATGGaccctgctgctcctgctgctttGGTGCCTGTCCCAGACCTGGCTTTGGCCCTACCACCAGTTTCCCAGGAACTCCCTGGCCTATTACACCCATCATCCCTTCTCTCTTCTGGACAAGAAATACCTGGGAGTGAAAG AGGAGCTTGTCTTTGGAGGCCCTGGCTGTCCTCCACAAATGACCCCCCAAGGCAGGTGAGGAAGTTGGTGGATTGG GCTGCTGGTGGGGTAACGGCCGCTGAGGCCACCAAGGCTGACTCTGAATTCCATCACCCCGTCAG GCTCTTCTGGCCGAAATCACGCTCCTTTGACTACCTGTATAGTGCTGGGGAAATTTTACTGCAGAATTTCCCTGTCCAGGCCACTATCAACCTTTATGAGGATTCTAACagtgaagatgaagaagaagaggaggaggaggaggagtatgaagaggagaaagaggaggctAATAAAAAGGGGCCAGAAGGGTGTGTGAGAGTACCAGGGCCTGCACCACACAGGGCCACAGCTCCTCCTGTCCAAACTGAAGCAGTCACTGATTGGCAAGTTTCCTAG